CGACCGGCCCGGTCCACTTGGCTCGGTCGACCAACTCGGCCACCGCCTCGGCCACGGCGAACGGTGTCGCGGGGTGCGGTGTCGCGATCTTGATCCGCTCGTGGACCAACTCGCCGGTGGCCAGATCGACCGTGGCGCCTTTGACGCCGCTGCCGCCGATGTCGATGCCGAATGCGTGCCCCCGAGCGGACATGACTAACCCCTCGTCTCCCTGTGCTGGCCGGTGTGATGACAGCGCTGCACGGGGCCCGGGACGCCACAGCGGGCGTGCGAATGGGATGCCCGACGACGGCGCTGTGTCGTGCACGACAAGAGTAATGGGACCACGAGGCTGGGCGTTCGGCGAGGATGTGTGATGCGATGAAGGGCGTGCCGGAAACCTCATCGCCAGTGTCCGACTACACCCCCGACTCCTTCGTCTCGATCGTCGCGCGCGGCGACGAGGCCGAGTTGCGCCGTGTCGCGGTCGACATCGCCGAGACAGCCGCCGCCCATGTCCGCTCCCGCCGCCCCGAGGTGTTCGGGCCCGCGGGCGCGCACGTCGAAGGCGCGGTGCAGTCCAAGAGCCACGAGACCGACCCGGTGACCATCGTGGACACCGAGACCGAAGAGCTGATCCGCAAGCTGCTCGCCGAACAGCGCCCCGGCGATCCGATCCTCGGCGAGGAGGGCGGCGGCAGCATCGATGACGCGAGCGCGGACACCGTCCACTGGGTGGTGGATCCGATCGACGGCACCGTCAACTTCCTCTACGGCATTCCCGGCTATGCCGTGTCGGTCGCCGCGCTGCGGGGCGGGCGGCCGGTCGCGGGCGCCGTGGTGGATGTCGCGCGGGCGGCGACCTACAGCGCCGGGCTCGGGCTGGGCGCGCTGCGCGTCGACGCCGAAGGCGCGGTGGAGCACCTGCGCTGCACGCCGGTCGAGTCGCTCGCGATGTCGTTGGTGGCCACCGGGTTCGCCTATGGCAGGCATCGCCGGAGCAGGCAGGCGGAACTGGTCGCGCAGGTGCTGCCGCACGTGCGCGACATCCGCCGTTTCGGTGCGGCGGCGCTGGATCTGTGCCATGTCGCGGCGGGCCGGGTGGACGCCTACTACGAGCACGGATTGAACGCCTGGGACTGGGGCGCGGGCGCGCTGATCGCCGCGGAGGCGGGCGCGCGGCTGACGCTTCCGCCCGCGACGGCGCCGGGCGCCGCCGGCGACCTGGTGGTCGCCGCCGCGCCCGGCATCGCCGGCGAACTGGGCGAGTTGCTGGCCCGGGTCGGGGCTACCGAGCCGATTCCGGACCGCTGATCAGCAGTGGGCCTGCCGCGCGGCGTCGAGCAGCTTGATATCGATGGAGGTCGAGTTGCCAGGCGCCGGGTTCTTCAGCGAACGCAGCACCTCCTCGGCGTCGTTGCTGGGCCGGATGTCGCGGAACAGCGAGCCGAGCACCAGATCGACGGTGTCGTCGCCGCGCTGATCCTCGATCAGCTCGGCGCACGGCGCGACCAGCTGCACGGAGGCGGCGGCCGGGCGGCCGTTGACGCCGAAGCGGATCTGTCCGGTGCATTCGAGGTCGCCGTTGACGTATACCGAATCGTTGCCGTATTGCGTTCCGGGTGCGCTCGCGAAGCCGAGGTCGCCTAGCTGGGCGGCAACGTGCGCGGCTTGGCCGCGCTGATTGTTCGCGTTCAGCACGCGCACCTTGCTCGCCGCCAGCGCGGCGGGTTCCACGTCCTGCAGCCGGCTCGCGCCGACCCGCTGGCCGAGCGGAGTCGCTTGCGGCGCACCGGGATCCGAGGCCGGGCTCGGTGAGTTGCACGCCATCGCGGTGTGGTCGGTGTCGTGCGTCGTGAGGGCTTTCACCCAGACGATCCCGCAGATCAAAGCGAGAACGCCGAGCATGATGAGCCAGGGCTGGGGGCGGCGGCGCACGAACGGACGACCTTGCGAATCCGTCGCGCTGCCTTCGGTGATCAGTGAAACCACCAGCACACTCTACGAAAATGTGGCGGGGACGCGGCGCAAGGTCTCGGTGCGTTCCCCGGACGGTGTCGATTGGCCCTCATTTTCGACTCGTGTGGGTTTTGATTGCGACTTTTGCTCCGGGGTCCGCTATTGTCTGGCGGCCCAGATCGAATCACCGGTGCGGAAATCAGTGGTCGGTCGCGGGAACAAGAAGGGCATGTCCTGCGTTTACCCAGCGCTATCGGGAGTGGATCGGCCTGATCCGCCCTGATAGGAGACCGGTGTACGTGTGACGTGCACCACCGGCGGGGCGGTACCGGTCGCGGCGGTTCCGGCAGGAATCGGGTGTGAGCGGACCGGTCCGGGATATACGGAGTTAGGACGAGGGGAAGACGACATGGCAACCGACTATGACGCACCGAGGCGCACCGAATCCGACGATGTGTCGGAGGACTCGCTGGAGGAGCTGAAGGCTCGTCGTAACGAGGCACAGTCCGCCGTCGTGGATATCGACGAATCCGATACCGCGGAGTCGTTCGAGCTTCCCGGCGCCGACCTGTCCGAGGAAGTGCTGACGGTTCGGGTGATCCCGAAGCAGGCCGACGAGTTCACCTGTTCCAGCTGTTTCCTGGTCCATCACCGGAGCAGGCTGGCCAGTGACAAGGGTGGCCAGATGATCTGCATGGACTGCGCCGCCTGAGCTCGACGAGAGCGAGCGAAGTGTCAGCCCGCGCTCGGCAGACCGAGCGCGGCGAGGACCCGTTCGGGCCGCCGCGTACTGACCAGCCAGTACGGCGTCGGATCGTCCGGGTCGTCGAGCACGAGCAAGACCATCGGCCCGACCCAGGGTCGATGCTGGACATAGGCGGCGGGGTCGAGCTGGCGACCCAGCGCCGCGCTTTTCGCGGTGGGGGCGACGGCCGCCGCGCGGGCAACGAAATTCACCGGTAGATGTGCGCGATCGGCGCGTAACTCCGGTGTGCCGTTCGCGTCCGGCGCGACTTCGACGCGGTGCCGGCTCAGCCACAGCAGCACCCAGACCGGCACCGGGAACAACACGACATACGGCAGCCACGCCCGCAGGCCCGGTGCGCCCATGTGGATCTCCGCCGCGAGCAATCCGGTGATGGCGAAGGCCACCGGCCACCACCACAGCGGCACCCACAGGCGCTCCCGGTAGTGGTGCGCGCGCTGCTTTTTCTCGTCCGTCGTCATGGGATTGGGCTGGTCCGACACGAGTCAACACTAAGTCACGAGGGCAAACAGCCTACGCGTAGGCTCGTCCAACGTGAGCGCACTTTCACCCATACCCTTGCTGCGGCTGGACCCCGGCATACCCGTGCCCACGCGCGCCCATGCGGGCGACGCGGGCGTGGATCTGTGCACCACGCAAGACGTCATCCTGGAGCCGGGAGAGCGGGTGCTCGTCGGCACCGGTGTCGCGGTCGCGCTACCGGTCGGCACGGTCGGCCTGATCCATCCGCGCTCGGGTCTGGCGGCCAAGACCGGGCTGTCGGTGGTGAACACCCCCGGCACGGTGGACGCGGGGTATCGGGGCGAGATCAAGGTGTGCCTGATCAACCACGACCCGCGCACGCCGATCGAGTTGCGACGCGGCGACCGGATCGCGCAACTGCTGGTGCAGCGAGTGGAGCTGGTGGATTTCCTGGAGGTCGAATCGCTCGACGAGACGACCCGGGGGGTGGGCGGCTACGGCTCCAGCGGCGGTCACGCGAGCCTGACCGCGCAGACGAACGGGGTGGGCCGGGCGGCCGGCGAGGAGGCATGACGGGAATGTTCGGAAAGCGAAAGAAGTCGAGCCGGGCCGAGGACGACCGGTACGACGAGGCGGAGGACTACGGCGACTACGAGCCCGCCTACGAGGACGAGTACGACGACGACTTCTACGATGACGCTCCCACCGACGAGCGCTCGTACGAGGGCGTGGATCTGAACGTCGACCGTCCGCACGGCCGGCCCGGCCCGTACGACTACGACGAGGTCGCAGAACTGCTCGACGCGGTGTCCGAGCAGCGGCTGGACCTGGGGTCGGTGCTGGTGCCGGTACCGCCGGGCGGCCAGCTGCAAGTCGAGATGACGCCGGAGGGCCAGCCGCAAGCGGTGCACCTGGCGACGGAACACGGCCGGATCACCGTCGCGGCTTATGCCGCGCCCAAGACCTCGGGTCAATGGCGGCTGGTCGCGGCGGATCTGGCCGACTCGCTGCGCAAGGACGGCGCCAGGGTGTCGGTGGAGAACGGACCGTGGGGCCGGGAGTTGCTGGCCCTGACCGAGGGTGCTGACCTGCGTTTCATCGGCGTGGACGGTTATCGCTGGATGGTGCGGCTGGTGGCGGCGGGTCCGTCGGGCGCGGCGAACGACGGCACCCCGCTGGTCAAGGCGGCGCGGGCGGTCCTGAGCGAGACGGTCGTGCGGCGTGGCGAGGACCCGCTGCCGGTGCGCGAGCCGCTGCCGGTGGTGCTGCCGCAGCAATTGGCCGAGCAGCTGGCCGCGGCCCATCAGCAGCAGGTCGAAGCCCAGCAGCAGGCGATGGCCGCGCAGGTGGCGGCGCAGACCGGCGCGCAGCCGGTGGTGCCGCGGATGCCGCAGGGTCCGCGCCGCGGCGCGGACGGATCGGCCATGCAGCAGCTCGGCCTGAACTGAGCCGGGCGACTCACCCGAAGGCGCCGAGCCCCGTGTGTCCGAGGACCGCGGGATCGGCGCCGAGTTCGTCCAGGGTGATCCGATGCAGCCGCGAGCGCGGGGCCAGCGCCGCCCACTCCTCGGCCACCGCGGGCGGATGCACCGGGTCGTCGACCGCGGCGATCACCGCAAGCGGCGGCTCGAAGGTGGCCAGCAGCTCGGCGGCGGGCCACTTGTAGTCGGCGGCCTCCTCCAGTGCCCGCGGAAGGTCCGGCCACTGTGCCCGCCACGACTGGGTCAGCGCGTCCGCCAGCCACCGGGGGCTGCTCGCCCGCATCCGCTCGATCACCGCGGCCAGGCCGTCGGCGCGCAGCTGGGCCGCGGTGGCCGCCGCGCTCAGCGCGGCGGGGCAGGCGGCGGTGTCGGATCCGGTCCAGGCGGGCAGCGCCGCCACCACTCCGACGACACGATCCGGGTGCTCGGCTGCCCACTCCAGGGCGATCGCCGCGCCGAGCGAGATACCGGCCACCAGGACCGGGGCCGCGTCCGCCGCCGCCTCCAACGCGGCCAGGCAACTCGCCACCACCTGGCGCGGGTCCGGTTCCACCGCGACGAAATCCAAGCCGCGTGCGGCGCTGGCGGGCCCGAAGGCGCGCCGCGCGAAGTCGGCGTCGGACCCGGTGCCGGGCAGCGCCACGACGCGGGCGGGGTGTGGGGAGTCGAACATCGGTCCGAGCGTAGCGGGGGTGGCCCGGCCCATCTACAGTGGCGTTGTACGGCCGCAGCAGGTCGTGCGGATCGGATCCCTCACGATGGTGTGCGACCCACGCCATCTGCTCTATGCAGGAGAGCGTGCACAATGTCATCCGCAGCCTCAGGGTATTTTCGACGTCTGGGCCGCAGGCTGACCCAGGACCTCGATCAGCTGGATGCCGAAGAGCTGGCCGAGACCTCCGAGGCCTCGGGCGCGTCGCGCGCGTCGGAGTGTCGGCGCGGTGACGAGGCCACCATGCTCGGTAGGCTCCGCAGTGTCGAAGCATGTCCGAAGTCCGCGGGCGCCAGCGTCCAGGCCGAGTTCTTCGACGGCACCGACGCCATCACACTGGTCTGGATCGGGCGCAGGCGCATTCCCGGCATCGAGCCGGGGCGGCGCATTCTCGTCCGTGGCCGGGTCGGCGACCGTGACGGACGCAAAGTGATCTTCAACCCCTACTACGAATTGCGCGGGAACAGCTGACGTATGCCTTGGAGCGACGACAACGCAGGATCGGACGACCGCACCGGGCTCGACGTGCCCGACCGTGACGAGGAACGTGCCGAGCAGACCCTCCTCGAACAACTCGGCGGTTTCAGCGGCCTGATCTACTCGACGCTCCCCGTCGTCGTGTTCGTTCCCGTGAACAGCTTCGCCGGGCTGGCCGCCGCGATCTGGTCGGCCCTCGGAGTGGCCGCCGCCATACTCCTGTGGCGTCTGGTGCGTCGCGATCCCGTACAGCCCGCCATCTCAGGATTCTTCGGCGTCGGCATCTGCGCTTTCATCGCCTACCGGATGGGCGAGGCCAAGGGGTTCTTCCTCTTCGGCATCTACACCAGCCTTGTGTACGCGGGGGTGTTCCTCGCGTCCATCCTGGTCCGCAGACCGCTGGTCGGCGTCATCTGGGGTGTGCTGAACGGTCATGGGTCCGACTGGCGGTCGGATCCGCGCTCGGTGCGCCTCTACGATCTGGCCACCGCCACGTGGATCCTGGTGTTCGGGGCGCGCTATCTGGTGCAGTCGCAGCTCTACGACACCGACCGCACCGGCTGGCTGGCCTTCGCTCGCATCGCGATGGGCTGGCCGCTGACCGCGGTGGCGCTGGGCGTCACCATCTGGGCGGTGCGGCGTGCGGGCCACCTGCCCGCCAAGTCGGTGGCCGCGGCCGGGCCGGTCTGAGCGTTGACCCGGCGCTCGCGCCCGGCGAAAACCACAGGGGTGGGATAAGTCCCACCGCCGAGGTGAATGCTTCCCCACCCTGGGGTGGCTGGTCGCTCTCCCGAGTTCGTCAGACGATCTATGCGTACCGAAAACACGCACTGATCGGCAAGAAAGGACTCGGACGTGGCTACCGAGCACAACACCGCGGCGCTGCCCAAGACCCACAACCCCGCTCTCTCGGAGAGCCGGCGGGTATCGGCCGAACTGGACAAGCTGATCGGCCCGGCGGCCGCGGGCGATCGCCAGGCGGTCGCCGAGATCATCCGGATCGTGCACCCGCTGGTGCGGCGCTACTGCGGCGCGCGCCTGGGCAACACGGCGCATCTACAGGTCACCGCCGATGACGTGGTGCAGGAAGTCCTGCTGGCCACCGTGAACGCCATTCCGCGCTACCGCGATCAAGGCAAGTCCTTCCTGGCCTTCGTCTACGGCATCGCGGCCAACAAGGTCGCCGACGCGTTCCGCCGCTCACAGCAGCACCCCGCCTACCCGATGGCCGACGTGCCGGACTACGCGTCCTCCGCCGCCGGACCGGAAGAGTGGGCGCTGGCCTCCGAACGACGCGCCGCCACAAAGGAACTCATGAAGGTGCTGGCCCCCGCGCATCGTGAGGTGCTGGTGATGCGCATCGTGCTCGGCTGGTCGGCGGCGCAGACCGCCGAGGCCATCGGCACCAGCCCGGGCGTGGTGCGGGTGATGCAGCACCGCGCGCTGAACAAGCTGCGCGCGGAGCTGCGACTGGCCGCCTAGTGCTCCGGCGGCGCTTCGCCGACGATCCGCGTCCGGCCGTATACGGGGAGTTATGGCCTGATGCCGTAGTTGGCGAGTTCCAGCCGGAGGTCTTCCTCGGCCTCCACCGAAGTGACGAACAGCAGCTCGTCGTCGCCTTCCAGCGCGTCGTCGGGCTGCGGCACGATCACCCGGCCGCCGCGCAGGATGGTCACCAAGGCGGCGTCGCGGGGCAGGGTGAGCGTGCGCACCGGTTTGCCGGCCAGCGAGGTGTCCGCGGGCAGCGTCATCTCGACCAGATTCGCCTGGCCCTGGCGCAGCGTCATCAGCCGCACCAGGTCACCGACGGACACCGCTTCCTCGACCAGGGAGGCGAGCAGCCGTGGTGTGGACACCGCGACGTCCACACCCCAGGAACCGTCGAAAAGCCATTCGTTGCGCGGATCGTTCACCCGAGCCACCACCCGGCGCACCCCGAACTCGGTCTTGGCCAGCAGGCTGTGCACCAGGTTCGCCTTGTCGTCACCCGTGGCCGCGATGACGACCTCGTAGGTCTGCAGCCCCGCCTGCTCCAGCAGGGCCAGTTCGCACGCGTCGGCGTGCACCCAGACCGCGTCCGGGATGGCGGCGGCATCGATGTGTTCGAGCTGACGCTCCAGGAGCATGACCCGGTGCCCGCCGCGCAGGAGTTCCCTGGCGATCGATCGGCCGACAGCGCCCGCTCCGGCGATGGCCACTTTCATGTTCAGTCCTCGCTCGCTGGGGGCTTCGCGGCCAGGGCGACGGCCTCGCCCACGGCACCGGATGCGGCGGCCACGTAGACGATGTCGTCGGCCTGGATGATGGTCTTCTTGTCGGGCAGCAGTGCCTGGCCGAACCGGATGATGAACGCGACCCGGGCGGCGATGGTCTGCTCCAAGTCGCGCACGGTGCGGCCGTACCACTCCTCGTGCAGCGTCAGCTGGGTCACGGCAACCGTTCCGGTCGGGTCACGCCAGGTGGTGGTGCCGGTGTCGCCGATGAGCGCGCGCAGGAAGCGGTCGGTGGTCCACGGGACCGTGGCGATGGTCGGGATGCCGAGCCGCTCGTAGACCGCGGCGCGCTTGGCGTCGTAGATGCGGGCGACCACCCGCTCGACCCCGAACATCTCCCGGGCGACCCGGGCGGAGATGATGTTCGAGTTGTCGCCGGAGGAGACCGCCGCGAACGCGTCGGCCCGTTCGATTCCCGCCTTTATCAGCACATCTCGATCGAATCCGACCCCCGTCACCCGCTCGCCGGGAAAATCGGACCCCAGCCGCAGGAAGGAACTGGAGTCCCGGTCGATCACGGTGACTTCGTGACCTACGCGGACCAGGGCATGGGCCAGCGACGAGCCGACGCGCCCGCACCCCATGATCACTACGTACACCGTGCAACCTCGTTCCTGGAACCATGGTGTTCGGTCTGCTTTGCTGTTCGGTCGAACGCTACCCGTCGAATGATTCCACCGGCCACGTTCCCCCTCCAGCCGGCGAGCAAACCTGCGAGCCACGCGCGCGATCCCCCGTGCGGGGGCCTATGCTCGCTCCAGTGTCCAAGTTGACGACGGCAGCGAAGCGAGTGCTGCTGGGCAGGCCTTTCCGTAGCGACTCGCTGGGTCACACGCTGCTGCCGAAGCGAATCGCGCTCCCCGTGTTCGCCTCCGATGCCATGTCATCGGTGGCCTACGCCCCCGAAGAGATCTTCCTCGTGCTGTCGGCCGCCGGGGTGGCGGCGTACCTGTACGCCCCGTGGGTCGGATTGGCGGTCGCCTTCGTCATGGCGGTGGTCGTGGCCAGCTACCGGCAGAACGTGCACGCCTACCCCTCCGGCGGCGGCGACTACGAAGTGGCCACGACGAACCTGGGACCCAACGCGGGCTTGACGGTCGGCAGCGCGCTGCTGGTCGACTATGTGCTCACCGTCGCGGTATCGATCTCCTCGGCCGCGTCCAACATCGGTTCCGCCATTCCGTTCGTCGCCACGCACAAGGTGCTGTTCGCCGTCGTGGCCATCGCCCTGCTCACCGCGATAAACCTGCGCGGCGTGCGGGAATCGGGCACCGCGTTCGCCATTCCGACCTACGCGTTCATCGTCGGCATGTTCGTCATGCTCGGCTGGGGCCTGTTCCGGATCTTCGTGCTCGGGGAGGAGTTGCGGGCCGAATCGGCGGGCTTCGGCTTGATCGCCGAACACGAGCACCTCTACGGGCTGGCCTTCGCCTTCCTCATCGCGCGCTCGTTCTCCTCCGGCTGTGCCGCGCTGACCGGTGTGGAGGCGATCAGCAATGGTGTGCCCGCGTTCCGCAAACCCAAGTCGCGCAATGCCGCCACCACATTGCTGATGCTGGGCACGATCGCGATCGTCTTGCTGATGGGCATCATCATCCTCGCCCAGAAGATCGGGGTGGTGTACGCGCACAACGTCGAGGACCTGACCGGCGCACCGTCGGACTATCACCAGAAGACGCTGATCGCCCAGCTCGCCGAGACCGTGTTCGAGGGGTTCCCGCTCGGGTTCTTCTTCATCACGACGGTGACCGCGCTGATCCTCGTGCTCGCCGCGAACACGGCGTTCAACGGGTTCCCGGTGCTCGGCTCGATCCTGGCCCAGGACCGTTACCTGCCGCGCCAGCTGCACACCAGAGGCGATCGGCTGGCGTTCAGCAACGGCATCCTGTTCCTGTCCGGCGCGGCCATCGCGTTCGTGGTGCTGTTCGGCGCCGAAGTGACCAAGCTGATCCAGCTGTACATCGTGGGCGTGTTCGTGTCGTTCGTGCTCAGCCAGACCGGCATGCTGCGGCACTGGACCCGCCTGTTGCGCACCGAGACCGACCCGGCGCAGCGCGCGCGGATGAAGCGCTCGCGGGTGATCAACGCGGTCGGGCTCAGCGCGACCGGAGCGGTGCTGGTGATCGTGCTGATCACCAAGTTCTTCGCGGGCGCCTACATCGCCATCTTCACCATGGTCGCGATCTTCGTCGTGATGAAAATGATTCGCAGGCATTACGATTCGGTCTCGCGGGAATTGGACGAGCACGAGTGGGACGGCGTGCTGCCCAGCCGTTCGCATTCCATCGTGCTGGTATCCCGGCTGCATCTGCCCACCCGCCGCGCCCTCGCCTACGCACGCGCCAGTCGCCCGGACACGCTGGAGGCGGTGACGGTGAATGTCGACGAGGCCGACACCAGGGCGCTGGTGCGGGAGTGGGAGAACAGCGACATCACGGTGCCGCTCAAGGTGATCGAATCGCCCTATCGCGAGATCACCAAGCCGGTGCTCGACTATGTGAAGCGGGTGCGCAAGGACGCCCCGCGCGACGTGGTGACCGTGTTCATCCCCGAATACGTGGTGGGTCATTGGTGGGAGCAGGTGTTGCACAACCAGAGCGCGCTGCGCTTGAAGGGCAGGCTGCTGTTCGAGCCGGGTGTGATGGTGACCAGCGTGCCGTGGCAGCTGAGCTCCTCCGCGCGGGCCAGGACGCCCGGAGTGGTGAACGCGCCGGGCGCGGTGCGGCGCGGCTACGAGGACCGGACATGACGCTCGGGGAGCATTCGGCATGAGCGAGCGGCGGACCGGCACGTTCGAGGTGCGGCTCGGGCCGCCGGGGCACGGCGGCTTCTGCGTCGCACGGCACGAGGGACGTGTCGTGTTCGTCCGGCACGGACTGCCCGGCGAGCTGGTGCGGGTGCGGGTCACCGAGGATCGCGGCGGCTCGTTCTGCCGGGCCGACGCCGTCGAGGTGCTCGAGCCGTCCCCGGATCGGGTACCGGCCGCTTGCCCGGTGTCCGGTCCCGGTGGCGCCGGATGCTGCGATTTCTCCTTCGCCACACCGGTGGCCCAGCGCGCGTTGAAGGCCGCGGTGGTGGTCGAACAGTTGCGGCGGTTGGCCGGGATAGAGCGGGAAGTGCTGGTGGAGCCGATCGGCTCCGGCGACGTGATCGGCGGATGGCGCACACGTGTGCGGCTCGCGGTCGACGCACAGGGTCGCGCGGGCGTGCACCGCTACCGCAGCACCGACGTGATCGCGGATCTGCGGTGTCCGCAACCGGTCGCGGGAGCGCTGGACGGGATCGCGGACCGGCAATGGACGCCCGGCGCCGACTTGGTGATCGCGGTGGACGGTGACGGAATCCGGCATGTCGTCGAGCTGGCGCCCGCCGCCGAGGCCGAGCCGGGCAGTCGCGGCGGAGAGCGGCGCGGCCCGGGCGGCAGCCGGGAGGCAGGTGGCCGGGACAAGCGTGGTGGCGGGGGAGCCGGTCGACGCGACCGGCCGCACGGCCGTGACCGGCGCGGGGGACGGCGTGGCGGCGGCGGCGAATGGACTGCCGCGGAGGGCGCCCGCCGCGACGACCGGCGAGCGGCGTCCGCCCGGCGTGCGGCGGCGCACGCGGCGCGCGACGAGTGGGTGTTCGAGGGCAGCGGGCGGGCGGTCGAGTACGTGGCGGGCCGTCGCTGGGAGGTCGCGGCGACGGGCTTCTGGCAAGCACACCGCGGTGCGGCGCAACGGTATTCGGATCTGATCGCGGAGTGGTCGGACCTGCGGCCCGGCGGGCGGGCCTGGGATCTCTACAGCGGCGCGGGGGTCTTCGCCGCGCGGCTCGCCGAGCAGGCCGGACGCACCGGTGTGGTGCTCGCGGTGGAGTCCGCCCGGTCCGCCGTGGCCGACGGCGCCGCCGCGCTGCGCGATCTGCCCTGGGTGGAGCTGCGCGCCCAGCGGGTGGAACGCTGGGTGCAAGAACACGTCGGCGGAGCCGCCCCGGATGTCGTCGTGCTCGACCCACCGCGCGCCGGTGCGGGCAAGGAGGTGATCGGCGCCGTCGCCGCCGGCGGGGCGGCGCGAATCCTCCACGTCGGCTGCGATCCCGCCGCGTTCGCCCGTGACCTGGGCCTGTATCAGGCCGCGGGCTACCGCCTCGCCGATCTGCGTGCCTTCGACGCTTTCCCCGCGACGCACCACGTGGAATGCCTGGCGCTGCTGGAGCGGTGAGCGGTCAGTCCTCGTAGACCGGCGGCCTGCGGTCGCGGCGTGCGCGCATCGCCTCGTCGAAATTGCCGGTGGTGAGGCGGACGTAGAGCTGGGCCGTGCCCTCGTGCTGC
Above is a genomic segment from Nocardia sputorum containing:
- a CDS encoding APC family permease codes for the protein MSKLTTAAKRVLLGRPFRSDSLGHTLLPKRIALPVFASDAMSSVAYAPEEIFLVLSAAGVAAYLYAPWVGLAVAFVMAVVVASYRQNVHAYPSGGGDYEVATTNLGPNAGLTVGSALLVDYVLTVAVSISSAASNIGSAIPFVATHKVLFAVVAIALLTAINLRGVRESGTAFAIPTYAFIVGMFVMLGWGLFRIFVLGEELRAESAGFGLIAEHEHLYGLAFAFLIARSFSSGCAALTGVEAISNGVPAFRKPKSRNAATTLLMLGTIAIVLLMGIIILAQKIGVVYAHNVEDLTGAPSDYHQKTLIAQLAETVFEGFPLGFFFITTVTALILVLAANTAFNGFPVLGSILAQDRYLPRQLHTRGDRLAFSNGILFLSGAAIAFVVLFGAEVTKLIQLYIVGVFVSFVLSQTGMLRHWTRLLRTETDPAQRARMKRSRVINAVGLSATGAVLVIVLITKFFAGAYIAIFTMVAIFVVMKMIRRHYDSVSRELDEHEWDGVLPSRSHSIVLVSRLHLPTRRALAYARASRPDTLEAVTVNVDEADTRALVREWENSDITVPLKVIESPYREITKPVLDYVKRVRKDAPRDVVTVFIPEYVVGHWWEQVLHNQSALRLKGRLLFEPGVMVTSVPWQLSSSARARTPGVVNAPGAVRRGYEDRT
- a CDS encoding class I SAM-dependent RNA methyltransferase — protein: MSERRTGTFEVRLGPPGHGGFCVARHEGRVVFVRHGLPGELVRVRVTEDRGGSFCRADAVEVLEPSPDRVPAACPVSGPGGAGCCDFSFATPVAQRALKAAVVVEQLRRLAGIEREVLVEPIGSGDVIGGWRTRVRLAVDAQGRAGVHRYRSTDVIADLRCPQPVAGALDGIADRQWTPGADLVIAVDGDGIRHVVELAPAAEAEPGSRGGERRGPGGSREAGGRDKRGGGGAGRRDRPHGRDRRGGRRGGGGEWTAAEGARRDDRRAASARRAAAHAARDEWVFEGSGRAVEYVAGRRWEVAATGFWQAHRGAAQRYSDLIAEWSDLRPGGRAWDLYSGAGVFAARLAEQAGRTGVVLAVESARSAVADGAAALRDLPWVELRAQRVERWVQEHVGGAAPDVVVLDPPRAGAGKEVIGAVAAGGAARILHVGCDPAAFARDLGLYQAAGYRLADLRAFDAFPATHHVECLALLER